A genomic window from Panthera tigris isolate Pti1 chromosome B4, P.tigris_Pti1_mat1.1, whole genome shotgun sequence includes:
- the EMP1 gene encoding epithelial membrane protein 1, producing the protein MLVLLAGIFVVHIATVIMLFVSTIANVWVVSDDTKTSVGLWKNCTGGNCDGALSYADEDALKAVQAFMILSIIFSVISLVVFVFQLFTMEKGNRFFLSGATMLVCWLCIMVGVSIYTHHYASGYGNLYMKSHHGYSFILTWICFCFSFIIGILYLVLRKK; encoded by the exons ATGCTGGTGTTACTAGCTGGTATCTTTGTGGTCCACATCGCCACTGTCATCATGTTGTTTGTCTCCACCATTGCCAAT GTCTGGGTGGTTTCAGATGATACAAAAACATCGGTAGGCCTTTGGAAAAACTGTACGGGTGGCAACTGTGATGGAGCCCTGTCGTATGCCGATGAAG ATGCCCTCAAGGCCGTGCAGGCTTTCATGATCCTCTCCATCATCTTCTCCGTCATCTCTCTCGTGGTCTTCGTGTTCCAGCTCTTCACCATGGAGAAGGGAAACCGCTTCTTCCTCTCGGGGGCCACTATGCTGGTGTGCT GGCTGTGCATTATGGTCGGGGTGTCCATCTATACTCATCATTATGCCAGTGGTTACGGAAACCTCTACATGAAGAGTCACCATGGCTATTCCTTCATCCTGACCTGGATCTGCTTCTGCTTTAGCTTCATCATTGGCATTCTCTATCTGGTCCTGAGAAAGAAATAA